From the Carassius carassius chromosome 45, fCarCar2.1, whole genome shotgun sequence genome, one window contains:
- the sec14l7 gene encoding SEC14-like protein 2, with the protein MSGRVGDLSPKQTGALAQFREKIADVLDQLPNQTDHYLLRWLRARSFNVPKSEAMIRKHLEFRKHMKVDTIIDDWKPPEVIERYVAGGLCGYDREGSPVWYDIIGPLDPKGLLLSASKQDCLRTKVRDAELLRRECEKQSKKLGKYIESITIIYDCEGLGMKHLWKPAVEMYGEILTMFEENYPESLKKVLLIKAPKLFPIAYNLVKHFLREETRQKIAVLGSNWKEVLRSYVDADQLPAVYGGSMTDPDGDPLCKTMLCYGGVVPKSYYVRDSIKMKYDQCITISRGSSYQLDYEVLFPNCVLRWQFASEGSDIGFGLFLKTKGNETKKVEAMQAILPTERYNSHLVPEEGSYTCEEPGIYVVWFDNTYSVLHSKKVSFTVDVLLPEGLTEKQA; encoded by the exons ATGAGCGGACGAGTAGGAGACCTCAGTCCCAAACAAACTGGGGCTTTAGCACAG TTTCGGGAGAAAATAGCAGATGTGTTGGATCAACTGCCCAATCAGACTGACCATTATCTGCTCCGGTGGCTCAGGG CTAGAAGCTTCAATGTCCCGAAATCTGAGGCAATGATTAGAAAG CATCTGGAGTTTCGCAAGCATATGAAAGTAGACACCATCATTGACGACTGGAAGCCACCTGAG GTCATTGAGCGCTATGTGGCAGGGGGATTGTGTGGCTATGATCGTGAAGGAAGTCCTGTCTGGTACGATATCATCGGCCCTCTTGATCCAAAGGGCCTTTTACTGTCAGCTAGCAAACAAGACTGCCTGAGGACCAAAGTCAGAGATGCTGAACTTCTACGACGAGAGTGTGAGAAGCAGTCTAAAAAG CTTGGCAAGTATATTGAATCAATCACTATCATTTATGACTGTGAGGGGCTTGGCATGAAGCATCTTTGGAAGCCTGCCGTTGAGATGTATGGTGAG ATTCTGACCATGTTTGAAGAGAACTATCCAGAGAGCCTAAAAAAGGTGCTTTTAATCAAAG CCCCTAAACTCTTCCCTATTGCATATAACTTGGTCAAACACTTCTTGCGTGAGGAAACACGGCAGAAGATTGCTGTGCTGGGTT CCAACTGGAAAGAGGTGTTGAGGAGCTATGTGGATGCAGATCAGTTACCTGCGGTTTATGGGGGATCCATGACTGATCCTGATGGAGACCCTCTCTGTAAAACCATG TTATGTTATGGTGGTGTAGTGCCGAAGTCTTACTATGTGCGCGACTCTATCAAAATGAAGTATGACCAGTGCATCACTATTAGCCGTGGCTCATCATACCAGCTAGATTATGAGGTGCTCTTTCCAAACTGCGTACTACG ATGGCAGTTTGCGAGCGAGGGGTCTGATATCGGTTTTGGACTTTTCCTGAAGACGAAAGGGAATGAGACTAAAAAAGTAGAAGCCATGCAGGCAATACTGCCCACCGAACGTTACAATTCCCACCTCGTTCCAGAAGAGGGGTCCTACACCTGCGAGGAGCCGGGCATCT ATGTGGTTTGGTTTGACAACACTTACAGTGTGCTACATTCAAAGAAGGTCAGCTTCACTGTGGATGTGCTTCTACCTGAAGGACTTACAGAAAAACAGGCATAA